In a genomic window of Lycium ferocissimum isolate CSIRO_LF1 chromosome 9, AGI_CSIRO_Lferr_CH_V1, whole genome shotgun sequence:
- the LOC132030333 gene encoding pentatricopeptide repeat-containing protein At5g47360, with amino-acid sequence MFLPSIYRLFLETNPTNKPISLLKILHLSTTSSSSAEEFLNLLFKNKNGYGMEKTLNVVRAKLDARCVDEVLEKCAVDDPQIGLRFFIWAGLNSSYRHSSYMFSRAYKLLEVDRKPQIIQDVIEAYRVQNYVPSAKMFKVILNLCREGKDANLGLWVLRKMKEANCRPDTTVYNVVIRLLCEKGDMDEAMGLMREMELIDLHPDMITYVVIIKGLCEVGRLEEACGLTKAMRGHECVPNTVTYSALLDGICRFGNLERALELLREMEKDGGQCKPNVVTYTTVVQNFVEKGQSIEALSILDQMRDFGCKPNRVLVCTLIQGLCKDGHVEEAHKVINRVAESGIPLDSCYSFLVLSLFRIGKLKEAEMFFRRMLTGGLKPDGLTSSTIIRWLCKESRILDGYHLIDAIEQSASVSSIDSDIYSILMSGLCEANHLVEAAKLASGMVGKGIQLKGPYVKNVIECLRRCGKEDLASNIGNIKS; translated from the coding sequence ATGTTTCTTCCATCAATCTATCGCCTTTTCTTGGAAACTAATCCAACCAATAAGCCAATTTCATTACTCAAGATACTACATTTATCTACCACTTCATCATCATCAGCTGAAGAATTCTTGAATCTTTTATTCAAGAATAAAAATGGGTATGGTATGGAGAAAACACTGAATGTAGTAAGGGCTAAACTAGATGCTCGGTGTGTTGATGAAGTGTTAGAGAAATGCGCGGTTGATGATCCCCAAATAGGTCTCAGATTCTTCATTTGGGCTGGTCTTAATTCTAGCTATAGACATAGTAGTTATATGTTTAGTAGAGCTTATAAATTGCTTGAAGTTGATCGAAAACCACAAATTATTCAAGATGTTATTGAGGCTTATAGGGTGCAAAATTATGTCCCAAGTGCTAAGATGTTTAAGGTTATATTGAATTTGTGTAGAGAAGGAAAAGATGCAAACTTGGGCCTGTGGGTGTTGAGGAAAATGAAGGAGGCTAATTGTCGTCCAGACACGACAGTGTATAATGTAGTTATTCGATTATTATGTGAGAAGGGAGATATGGATGAGGCAATGGGGTTGATGAGAGAGATGGAGTTGATTGATCTTCATCCTGATATGATCACTTATGTCGTGATAATTAAGGGGTTGTGTGAGGTGGGTAGGTTGGAAGAAGCTTGTGGATTAACCAAAGCTATGAGGGGACATGAATGTGTGCCAAATACGGTTACCTATTCAGCTCTTCTTGACGGGATTTGTAGGTTCGGGAATTTGGAAAGGGCACTTGAGTTATTGAGAGAAATGGAAAAAGACGGTGGGCAGTGTAAGCCTAATGTTGTTACTTATACTACTGTGGTTCAAAATTTTGTTGAGAAAGGTCAGTCAATAGAGGCATTAAGTATTTTGGACCAAATGAGGGATTTTGGGTGTAAACCAAATAGGGTACTTGTCTGTACTTTGATTCAAGGTCTTTGCAAAGATGGACATGTGGAGGAAGCTCATAAAGTTATCAACAGAGTAGCTGAAAGTGGTATTCCACTTGATTCTTGCTACAGTTTTCTAGTTTTATCGCTGTTTCGGATTGGAAAACTCAAGGAGGCTGAAATGTTTTTTAGGAGAATGTTGACTGGTGGCCTAAAGCCTGACGGCTTGACCTCAAGCACAATAATACGATGGCTTTGTAAGGAAAGTCGGATACTTGATGGATATCACTTGATTGATGCGATTGAGCAGTCTGCAAGTGTATCTTCTATAGATTCTGATATTTATTCTATTCTTATGTCTGGACTATGCGAGGCAAATCATCTTGTAGAAGCTGCTAAGCTTGCTAGTGGGATGGTAGGGAAAGGAATTCAGCTTAAAGGCCCTTATGTTAAGAATGTAATTGAATGTCTTAGACGTTGTGGGAAAGAGGATTTAGCTTCAAACATTGGTAATATTAAGAGCTGA
- the LOC132030334 gene encoding uncharacterized protein LOC132030334: protein MGDNKALNTSKQKKTDSEIPPNHAKHSKFYNHFLFKASLLMIFIVVLPLFTSEAPDFINQTLQTRSWEVLQLIFVGIAVSYGLFSKKSDETDKEHSSKFDNAQSYVSGLLQVSSVFDDEAESHDENKVRTWNNQYHRGDNPVVVVAKEPHGLNEQRAINSRIGEKPLLLPIRSLKSRVLDDKVEESNEISSNSGSLNKSRNGDFVVSSPKKLVDNIEENFVRPSPIPWRSRSARNMEVKEDDENNHSHYPELNKIEPFSLRSQSFRSPRPNNNSTSSLPRTLSPSQPFSSSRKLSPSLSISAESQSKIVNEDVVTKKSFRRSTPPPPPPPPPPPHLFYKTSPLMKSSSSITNDKVISSEKELRRSIRSVPTEPTGAEKFLRPFIGSSRAKEYGEEFISPKHEETFRGSTDKMMHESYNFASKPRFKEFPNEEKKEYVEKFLVESDQEDSDNESEDYDYFKENSEKNEFGTQSDEGPDVDKKADEFIAKFREQIRLQRIESIRRTAGQSARNLV from the exons ATGGGAGATAACAAAGCTCTTAACACctccaaacaaaagaaaacagaCTCTGAAATTCCACCAAACCATGCAAAACATAGTAAGTTTTataatcattttcttttcaaagCTTCACTTCTTATGATTTTTATAGTTGTACTTCCACTTTTCACCTCAGAAGCTCCTGATTTCATTAACCAAACTCTTCAAACAAGAAGTTGGGAAGTTCTTCAGCTAATATTTGTTGGCATAGCTGTTTCATATGGACTTTTTAGCAAAAAAAGTGATGAAACAGACAAGGAACATAGCTCAAAGTTTGATAATGCTCAATCATATGTATCTGGATTACTTCAGGTTTCATCTGTTTTTGATGATGAGGCTGAAAGTCATGATGAAAACAAAGTTCGGACTTGGAATAATCAGTACCATAGAGGTGACAATCCTGTTGTAGTAGTTGCTAAAGAACCCCATGGTCTTAATGAACAGAGAGCTATTAATTCGAGAATTGGCGAAAAGCCTTTGCTTTTGCCAATTCGAAGCTTGAAATCTCGTGTTCTTGATGATAAAGTGGAAGAATCTAATGAAATTAGTTCAAATTCTGGTTCTttaaacaaatcaagaaatggGGATTTTGTAGTGTCAAGTCCTAAGAAATTAGTGGACAACATAGAGGAAAATTTTGTCCGTCCATCGCCTATCCCATGGCGATCAAGATCAGCAAGAAACATGGAGGTGAAAGAAGATGATGAGAATAATCATTCCCACTACCCTGAACTTAACAAGATTGAACCATTTTCTTTAAGGTCTCAATCTTTTAGATCACCTAGGCCTAATAATAACTCAACTTCCTCTTTACCAAGAACTCTTTCTCCTTCACAACCTTTTTCATCATCAAGAAAATTGTCCCCTTCATTGTCCATTTCAGCAGAATCGCAATCCAAGATTGTTAATGAAGATGTAGTGACAAAGAAAAGTTTTCGCAGATCGACTCCTCCTCCaccccctccacccccaccaccaccacactTGTTCTACAAGACTTCTCCTTTGATGAAATCAAGCTCTAGTATTACAAATGACAAAGTAATTTCTTCTGAGAAAGAACTTAGGAGAAGCATTAGGAGTGTGCCAACGGAACCGACAGGGGCGGAAAAATTCCTAAGGCCATTCATAGGGAGTTCAAGAGCAAAAGAATATGGAGAAGAATTCATAAGCCCTAAACATGAAGAGACTTTTAGAGGATCAACTGACAAAATGATGCATGAAAGTTACAACTTTGCATCAAAGCCAAGATTTAAGGAATTTCCAAatgaagagaagaaagaatatgTTGAGAAATTCCTTGTGGAAAGTGATCAGGAGGATTCAGATAATGAGAGTGAAGATTATGATTATTTCAAAGAAAACTCGGAGAAAAATGAATTTGGAACTCAGAGTGATGAGGGACCAGATGTTGACAAGAAAGCTGATGAGTTTATAGCAAAGTTTAGGGAGCAAATTAGGCTTCAGAGAATTGAATCCATCAGAAGAACAGCTGGGCAATCTGCTAGAAACCTT GTTTAA